One segment of Leptidea sinapis chromosome 33, ilLepSina1.1, whole genome shotgun sequence DNA contains the following:
- the LOC126974757 gene encoding carboxypeptidase Q-like — protein MRSQYLRGSGRKMYFGRIAVIFFIISISEAKSVAKSLNKCQTLLSDDLINEIASYKDVKEEIFRYVTEGDFKSKTYDELAKFVDKFGARPSGSQVLEDSIDYMIQITKDEDINDIVTEELEVPHWIREQEKITMLEPRSKHVAVLGLGKSVSTPPEGITAEVIVFSNFDQLAETPRQDIDGKIVLFDPIFTTYAETVVYRSQGAVKAAEKGATASLVRSIAPFSINTPHTGSQYYSDSVPKIPTAAITLEDADLIRRFYDRGEKVVLNIKMTSSYETKISRNTIIDYKGIENPEKLVIVSGHIDSWDVGQGAMDDGGGLFISWAAPVILKRLNLRPKRTIRSIFWTAEELGLIGAYDYEERHRNESNNINFIMESDEGTFSPLGLVVAGNEEARCIIAEILKLFESINASTLVESDSPGSDIAVIVKTGIPGASLHNANEKYFWFHHTEGDTMNVESPEELDLCAAFWTAVSYIIADISSDIPR, from the exons ATGCGATCGCAATATCTGCGAGGCAGCGGCAGGAAAATGTATTTCGGCCGAATCGCTgtaatcttttttattataagtataagtGAGGCAAAGTCTGTCGCAAAAAGTTTGAATAAATGTCAAACGCTGCTGAGTGATGATTTAATAAACGAGATAGCATCTTACAAAGATGTTAAAGAAGAAATATTCAGATACGTGACTGAGGGcgattttaaaagtaaaacctACGATGA attAGCTAAGTTTGTCGATAAATTTGGTGCTCGTCCATCTGGATCTCAAGTGCTAGAAGATTCTATAGATTATATGATTCAGATAACCAAAGATGAAGACATAAATGACATAGTTACAGAAGAGCTTGAG gtACCACACTGGATAAGAGAACAAGAAAAAATTACTATGTTGGAGCCAAGATCTAAACATGTTGCTGTATTGGGATTAGGTAAAAGCGTCAGCACACCACCTGAGGGCATTACAGCTGAGGTCATTGTATTTTCTAATTTTGATCAACTTGCTGAGACCCCAAGACAAGATATAGATGGTAAAATTGTGTTGTTTGATCCAATATTTACTACTTATGCGGAAACAGTTGTATATAGAAGTCAAGGTGCTGTGAAAGCAGCAGAAAAAGGGGCCACTGCTTCCTTAGTAAGATCCATAGCGCCATTTTCAATTAATACTCCACATACCGGTTCTCAATATTACTCGGATAGTGTGCCTAAAATTCCAACAGCAGCTATCACTCTAGAAGACGCTGATTTAATTAGACGATTTTACGACAGAGGTGAAAAAGTTGTCCTGAATATCAAAATGACTTCCTCGTATGAAACGAAGATTTCAAGAAATACTATTATTGACTACAAAGGAATTGAAAATCCAGAAAAACTTGTAATAGTGTCAGGCCATATCGATAGTTGGGATGTTGGTCAAGGTGCAATGGATGATGGAGGTGGACTGTTCATCAGCTGGGCGGCACCAGTTATTCTAAAAAGGTTGAATTTAAGACCCAAAAGGACAATCAGATCGATATTTTGGACAGCTGAAGAATTAGGATTGATTGGAGCATACGATTATGAAGAAAGACATAGAAATGAAAgcaataacattaattttattatggaatCTGATGAAGGTACATTTTCACCGTTAGGGTTGGTCGTTGCCGGAAATGAAGAAGCCCGATGCATCATTGCAGAAATTTTAAAGCTATTTGAATCGATTAATGCTTCAACATTGGTAGAATCTGATAGTCCAGGTTCGGATATAGCTGTCATTGTCAAGACTGGTATTCCTGGCGCAAGTCTACACAATGCCAATGAAAAATATTTCTGGTTCCACCATACAGAAGGAGATACTATGAACGTAGAGAGTCCAGAAGAACTCGATTTATGTGCAGCTTTCTGGACAGCAGTTTCCTACATCATAGCAGATATATCAAGTGATATTCCACGATAG